Proteins found in one Pseudoxanthomonas sp. SL93 genomic segment:
- a CDS encoding HEXXH motif-containing putative peptide modification protein — MVAKLAEALRRIHRVDKHIGETVTSFTLSLVVRNDPRQPSRFTSGSTGQYVGRTCLTNVLAPGVDLAVLADALVHESIHSVLYMQEKMAPWVTDADVYSGVGYGAVSPWSGRTLTPRQFMQACFVWFGLYKFWTMPGAVKEFGNERAAAMAWDARKGFYRSDLVGLTSSWRHLTDPILIDCIYAMQKMVMKSDYPALVEGIRERRA; from the coding sequence GTGGTTGCTAAGCTGGCGGAAGCACTGCGGCGCATACACAGAGTTGATAAGCATATAGGTGAGACAGTCACGAGTTTCACGCTTTCCCTCGTTGTGCGAAATGATCCGCGGCAGCCATCCAGATTTACTTCTGGATCGACAGGGCAGTATGTTGGAAGAACTTGTCTCACCAACGTACTTGCGCCAGGAGTCGACCTGGCAGTGCTTGCGGATGCTCTCGTTCACGAGAGCATCCACTCCGTCCTGTATATGCAGGAGAAGATGGCTCCTTGGGTCACCGATGCAGACGTCTACTCGGGCGTCGGATATGGCGCTGTCTCACCCTGGTCAGGAAGAACGCTAACGCCCCGGCAGTTCATGCAGGCATGCTTCGTTTGGTTCGGTTTGTATAAATTCTGGACAATGCCAGGGGCTGTGAAGGAGTTCGGAAATGAGCGCGCCGCTGCCATGGCCTGGGATGCAAGAAAAGGTTTCTATCGTTCCGATCTTGTGGGGCTCACCTCTTCGTGGAGGCATTTGACTGACCCTATACTTATCGATTGTATATACGCCATGCAGAAGATGGTAATGAAATCGGATTATCCCGCGCTAGTTGAAGGCATCCGTGAAAGGCGCGCCTAG
- a CDS encoding molybdenum cofactor guanylyltransferase, whose amino-acid sequence MKPWRAVLLAGGRSSRMGADKALLPWGGGTLLSHMHALLQAAGAQEVIVSGDRPGLQGIPDTRPDTGPMGALAQLAPRLQDGAWIVVPVDMPLLSSDLLQALLATDAACVCVEDHPLPMALRLDADMRAVIEGMGNRTGRERSLRALQQHLHAVHVPASPWQQTLRNCNTPEEWMALQGVAR is encoded by the coding sequence ATGAAGCCATGGCGTGCGGTGCTGCTGGCGGGCGGACGATCCTCGCGCATGGGCGCGGACAAAGCCCTCCTGCCGTGGGGTGGCGGTACGTTGCTCTCGCACATGCACGCGTTGCTGCAGGCGGCGGGTGCGCAGGAGGTCATCGTCAGTGGTGACCGGCCGGGCCTGCAGGGCATCCCCGACACGCGGCCAGATACCGGACCGATGGGCGCGCTGGCGCAGCTCGCCCCGCGACTTCAGGATGGCGCATGGATCGTGGTGCCGGTGGACATGCCGCTGTTGTCGTCAGACCTGTTGCAGGCATTGCTGGCCACGGACGCCGCCTGCGTCTGTGTCGAAGACCATCCCCTGCCGATGGCGCTGCGCCTCGACGCCGACATGCGCGCCGTGATTGAAGGCATGGGCAACCGTACCGGCCGCGAACGCTCGCTGCGCGCGCTGCAGCAACACCTGCACGCGGTGCATGTACCGGCTTCGCCCTGGCAACAGACGCTGCGCAACTGCAATACGCCCGAGGAATGGATGGCGTTGCAGGGCGTGGCGCGCTGA
- a CDS encoding molybdopterin molybdotransferase MoeA: MIGYHEAVARLREGASLLAVQRVSLRAAVGRVLAADVVSGSALPPFDNAAMDGIALASGGQVQPAGSEWETAARIGAGDVSPSHDAARAWEIMTGAPLPSRADTVMPVEHIEHIAPTLEVAARVRLLADARPGANIRRLGEDVRAGQTVLESGRLIEAAQLMLLAGLGIDDVAVARRPRVALLVTGREIVAPGEPLPPGGIHDATSPYLAAALIAAGAEPVRRVRVGDDVEAFQAALDAALAEGVDLVLSTGAVSKGYYDFVPHALDARGAQRLFHGVALRPGKPVLGARLPEGPLFVGLPGNPLSTAVGFRFLVEPVLRAWLGMPEEAEFRLPLATSCGKRAGLHAAYHATLRCDADGRLSAHVAEAQASFRLLPFSRSSAWITLPAEEAHAPAGTRVLVHGHGHLHPPSWTLF, from the coding sequence GTGATCGGTTATCACGAGGCGGTGGCACGATTGCGGGAGGGCGCAAGCCTGCTCGCCGTGCAGCGCGTGTCACTGCGTGCCGCCGTCGGCCGCGTGCTGGCCGCCGATGTGGTCAGCGGCAGCGCGTTGCCGCCGTTCGACAATGCCGCCATGGATGGCATCGCGCTGGCGTCTGGCGGACAGGTACAGCCCGCGGGCAGCGAGTGGGAGACCGCGGCCCGCATCGGTGCCGGTGACGTGTCGCCATCGCATGACGCCGCCCGTGCCTGGGAAATCATGACCGGTGCACCGCTGCCATCGCGTGCGGATACCGTCATGCCCGTCGAGCACATCGAGCACATCGCACCCACTTTGGAAGTCGCTGCCCGCGTGCGGCTGCTGGCCGATGCGCGACCGGGCGCGAACATCCGTCGGCTTGGCGAGGATGTGCGAGCTGGGCAAACGGTGCTGGAGAGCGGTCGCCTGATCGAAGCCGCACAACTGATGCTGCTGGCAGGCCTCGGCATCGATGACGTCGCGGTGGCGCGACGCCCGCGCGTCGCCCTGCTGGTGACCGGGCGGGAGATCGTGGCACCCGGTGAACCGCTTCCACCGGGCGGCATCCACGATGCGACCTCGCCGTACCTCGCTGCCGCGCTGATCGCCGCGGGTGCGGAGCCGGTACGCCGCGTGCGCGTCGGTGACGACGTGGAGGCTTTCCAGGCGGCGCTGGATGCTGCACTGGCGGAGGGTGTCGACCTGGTGCTCAGCACGGGTGCGGTGTCGAAGGGGTATTACGACTTCGTTCCGCACGCATTGGACGCGCGCGGTGCACAGCGGCTTTTCCACGGCGTGGCCTTGCGGCCCGGGAAGCCGGTCCTGGGCGCGCGCTTGCCTGAGGGTCCATTGTTTGTCGGCCTGCCGGGAAATCCCTTGTCGACGGCGGTCGGGTTCCGTTTCCTGGTGGAACCTGTGCTGCGTGCGTGGCTGGGCATGCCGGAGGAAGCGGAGTTCCGCTTGCCGCTGGCCACTTCGTGCGGCAAGCGTGCCGGCCTGCACGCCGCCTACCATGCCACGCTGCGATGCGATGCCGACGGACGGCTGAGCGCGCATGTCGCCGAGGCGCAGGCGTCGTTCCGGCTGCTGCCGTTCTCGCGCTCCTCCGCCTGGATCACGTTGCCGGCTGAAGAAGCGCATGCACCTGCTGGCACACGCGTGCTGGTTCACGGGCACGGCCACCTGCATCCGCCGTCGTGGACCCTCTTCTGA
- a CDS encoding exo 1,3/1,4-beta-D-glucan glucohydrolase, giving the protein MTNRNVMRARSGLLLAALALALAACKGDGKADAPAPQAQAPSNPWPQVAWPLAEDAALEKRINDLLATMTVEEKVGQLVQGDIASITPDDVRKYRLGSILAGGNSDPGGRYDASPAEWLALADAYYEASMDTSQGGKAIPVIFGIDAVHGQSNIVGATLFPHNIGLGATRNPDLLRRIGEITALETRATGMEWAFAPTVAVPQDDRWGRSYEGYSESPEIVASYAGAMVEGLQGKVGTPGFLDGRHVIASVKHFLGDGGTTNGKDQGDTKISEADLVRIHAAGYPPAIAAGAQTVMASFNSVNGEKMHGNKPYLTDALKGRMQFGGFVVGDWNGHGQVKGCTNTDCPATINAGLDMAMASDSWKGFYETTLAAVKAGTISQERLDDAVRRILRVKFRLGLFEAGKPSARTVGGQFALLGAPEHRAVARQAVRESLVLLKNAGGVLPLQPKQRILVAGDGANDVGKQAGGWTLNWQGTGTTRKDFPNADSIYEGIAQQAKAAGGEALLSVDGKYTQKPDVAVVVFGENPYAEFQGDLQTLLYKPGDDADLALIKRLKADGIPVVAVFLSGRPLWMNREINAADAFVAAWLPGSEGAGIADVLLRKADGSVQHDFKGKLSFSWPRTATQYANNVGQENYDPLFAFGFGLTYADKGDLAALPEESGVSGDEGASGVYFARGDAGSGVALRLEAGDGQGVTVTKVPEALNADLLKVTGVDHLAQEDARRLAWSGKGEAVAALQSHTALDLQRESNGDVMLLTTLRVDTAPSGEAWLSVGCGTGCTARVALAPTLAKLPVGQWTRVGVPLKCLAKAGADVSKLDRPWSIGTAGAMTVSVSRVALGSLDQAEQTVDCAR; this is encoded by the coding sequence ATGACGAACCGCAACGTGATGCGTGCCCGCAGCGGCCTGCTGCTCGCCGCGCTGGCATTGGCGCTGGCTGCCTGCAAGGGCGACGGCAAGGCCGACGCGCCGGCCCCACAGGCACAGGCGCCGTCCAATCCCTGGCCACAGGTGGCTTGGCCGCTGGCCGAGGACGCCGCGCTCGAGAAACGCATCAATGACCTGCTGGCCACGATGACCGTGGAAGAGAAGGTTGGCCAGCTGGTGCAGGGCGATATCGCCAGCATCACCCCGGACGACGTGCGCAAGTACCGGCTCGGCTCGATCCTCGCCGGTGGCAATTCCGATCCCGGCGGGCGCTACGACGCCTCACCGGCCGAATGGCTGGCCCTTGCCGATGCCTACTACGAGGCGTCGATGGACACCTCGCAGGGCGGCAAGGCGATCCCGGTGATCTTCGGCATCGATGCCGTGCACGGACAGAGCAACATCGTCGGCGCCACGCTGTTCCCGCACAACATCGGCCTGGGCGCGACGCGCAACCCGGACCTGCTGCGCCGCATCGGCGAGATCACCGCGCTGGAAACACGCGCCACCGGCATGGAGTGGGCGTTCGCGCCGACCGTGGCGGTGCCGCAGGACGACCGCTGGGGTCGTTCGTACGAAGGCTATTCGGAGTCGCCGGAGATCGTCGCCAGCTATGCCGGCGCGATGGTCGAAGGCCTGCAGGGCAAGGTCGGCACACCGGGCTTCCTTGACGGGCGCCACGTCATCGCCTCGGTGAAGCACTTCCTGGGCGACGGCGGCACCACCAACGGCAAGGACCAGGGCGACACCAAGATCAGCGAGGCCGACCTGGTGCGCATCCATGCCGCCGGGTATCCGCCCGCGATCGCGGCGGGTGCGCAGACGGTGATGGCGTCGTTCAACAGCGTCAACGGCGAGAAGATGCACGGCAACAAGCCGTACCTGACCGACGCCCTGAAGGGTCGCATGCAGTTCGGCGGCTTCGTGGTCGGCGACTGGAACGGCCACGGCCAGGTGAAGGGCTGCACCAACACCGATTGCCCGGCGACGATCAACGCCGGCCTGGACATGGCCATGGCGTCGGACAGCTGGAAGGGGTTCTACGAGACCACGCTGGCAGCAGTGAAGGCCGGCACGATCAGCCAGGAACGCCTGGACGACGCGGTGCGCCGGATCCTGCGGGTGAAGTTCCGCCTGGGCCTGTTCGAGGCGGGCAAGCCGTCGGCGCGCACGGTGGGCGGGCAGTTCGCGCTGCTCGGCGCACCGGAACATCGTGCGGTCGCACGCCAGGCCGTGCGCGAATCGCTGGTACTGCTGAAGAATGCCGGTGGCGTGCTGCCGCTGCAGCCGAAGCAGCGCATCCTGGTGGCCGGTGACGGCGCCAACGATGTCGGCAAGCAGGCCGGTGGCTGGACGCTCAACTGGCAGGGCACCGGCACCACGCGCAAGGATTTCCCGAACGCGGATTCCATCTATGAAGGCATCGCGCAGCAGGCGAAGGCCGCCGGTGGCGAGGCGCTGCTGTCGGTCGACGGCAAGTACACGCAGAAGCCCGACGTGGCGGTAGTGGTGTTCGGCGAGAACCCGTACGCGGAATTCCAGGGCGACCTGCAGACACTGCTCTACAAGCCGGGTGACGACGCCGACCTCGCGTTGATCAAGCGGCTGAAAGCCGATGGCATTCCGGTGGTGGCGGTGTTCCTGAGTGGACGCCCGTTGTGGATGAACCGCGAGATCAATGCGGCCGATGCCTTCGTGGCGGCATGGCTGCCGGGTTCGGAAGGCGCGGGCATCGCTGATGTCCTGCTGCGCAAGGCCGATGGCAGCGTGCAGCACGACTTCAAGGGCAAGCTCAGCTTCAGCTGGCCGCGGACGGCGACGCAGTACGCCAACAACGTGGGTCAGGAAAACTACGACCCGCTGTTCGCGTTCGGCTTCGGCCTGACCTATGCCGACAAGGGCGACCTGGCGGCGCTGCCGGAAGAATCCGGTGTCAGTGGCGACGAGGGCGCGAGCGGCGTCTACTTCGCCCGTGGCGATGCCGGTTCCGGCGTGGCGTTGCGTCTGGAAGCCGGCGATGGCCAGGGCGTCACCGTCACCAAGGTACCCGAGGCACTGAACGCCGATCTGCTGAAAGTCACCGGCGTGGACCATCTGGCGCAGGAAGACGCACGCCGGCTGGCCTGGTCCGGCAAGGGCGAGGCGGTCGCGGCGCTGCAATCGCATACGGCGCTGGACCTGCAACGCGAGAGCAACGGCGACGTGATGTTGCTGACCACGCTGCGTGTGGACACCGCGCCGAGCGGGGAGGCCTGGTTGTCGGTGGGCTGCGGTACCGGCTGCACGGCACGCGTGGCGCTGGCGCCGACGTTGGCGAAATTGCCGGTGGGCCAGTGGACGCGCGTCGGCGTGCCGCTGAAGTGCCTGGCCAAGGCCGGCGCCGATGTCAGCAAGCTGGACCGCCCGTGGTCCATCGGCACCGCTGGCGCGATGACGGTATCGGTCTCGCGCGTCGCACTCGGGTCGCTGGACCAGGCGGAGCAGACCGTCGACTGCGCACGCTGA
- a CDS encoding FAD-dependent oxidoreductase — protein MRDPRYDILFEPVRIGPVTTKNRFFQVPHCNGMGHAMPLAHAAMREVKAEGGWGVVSTEECEIHPSSDLTPYVEARLWDDRDIPALALMCDKVHAHGALAALELSHNGPTASNLYSREVLLAPSHQPSKYGYPSQARAMDLHDIAEYRRWHREAAVRGMKAGMDIIYVYAAHDLSLPMHFLQRRRNQRSDAYGGSLENRVRLLREVLQDTREAVGHRCAVALRFATEELLGPGGVELAEAQDIVGMLAELPDLWDVNVAAWYNDSVPSRFAREGAQEPFIDFVRKATTKPVVGVGRFTSPDTMVSQIRRGVIDLIGAARPSIADPYLPRKIEEGRVDDIRECIGCNICVSGDMTISPIRCTQNPSMGEEWRKGWHPERIAAKASEARVLVVGGGPAGLEAARALGQRGYEVHLAEARRELGGRVTREARLPGLAEWARVRDWRLGQISKLANVSTYLDSALTAQDVLDFGADHVVIATGCHWRRDGFGRTHGLGVADFAGNPRVFTPDDLMDGRWPEGRVAVYDDDYFYTASVVAEALRLRGCEVTWLTPDDTVASWSANTLDYRHIQWRMAGLGVAQRVSHMVTGYAGTTLALEQVWSGAVASLECNAVVVVTARLPDDALYHALKAREPEWADAGMRSVACIGDALAPGLIAHAVYAGHRYAQELDAPKHDGVPFKRHFHHDTPIA, from the coding sequence ATGCGTGATCCGCGCTATGACATCCTCTTCGAGCCGGTACGCATCGGTCCGGTGACGACGAAGAACCGGTTCTTCCAGGTGCCGCACTGCAACGGCATGGGCCATGCGATGCCGCTGGCGCACGCGGCCATGCGCGAGGTGAAGGCCGAGGGTGGCTGGGGCGTGGTGTCGACGGAGGAGTGCGAGATCCACCCGAGCAGCGACCTGACGCCCTACGTCGAGGCGCGGCTGTGGGATGACCGCGACATCCCGGCGCTCGCCTTGATGTGCGACAAGGTGCACGCGCATGGCGCGCTGGCGGCGCTCGAGTTGTCGCACAACGGACCGACTGCCTCGAACCTTTACTCGCGGGAAGTACTGCTGGCGCCGTCGCACCAGCCTTCCAAGTATGGCTATCCCTCGCAGGCGCGGGCGATGGACCTGCACGACATCGCCGAGTACCGCCGCTGGCATCGTGAAGCGGCGGTGCGTGGCATGAAGGCGGGCATGGACATCATCTATGTCTACGCCGCACACGACCTGTCGCTGCCGATGCACTTCCTGCAGCGACGCCGCAACCAGCGCAGCGATGCCTATGGCGGCAGCTTGGAGAACCGTGTGCGCCTGCTGCGCGAGGTGCTGCAGGACACGCGCGAGGCGGTCGGCCACCGCTGCGCCGTGGCGCTGCGCTTTGCCACCGAGGAACTGCTGGGGCCGGGCGGGGTGGAACTGGCCGAGGCGCAGGACATCGTCGGGATGCTCGCGGAGTTGCCGGACCTGTGGGACGTCAATGTCGCGGCCTGGTACAACGATTCGGTGCCCTCGCGCTTCGCCCGCGAAGGCGCGCAGGAACCCTTCATCGATTTCGTCCGCAAGGCCACCACCAAGCCCGTGGTCGGCGTGGGCCGCTTCACCTCCCCCGACACGATGGTGTCGCAGATCCGCCGCGGCGTGATCGACCTGATCGGCGCCGCGCGCCCGTCCATCGCCGATCCCTACCTGCCGCGCAAGATCGAGGAAGGCCGCGTCGACGACATCCGCGAATGCATCGGCTGCAACATCTGCGTGTCCGGCGACATGACGATCTCGCCGATCCGCTGCACGCAGAACCCCAGCATGGGCGAGGAATGGCGCAAGGGCTGGCATCCGGAGCGCATCGCGGCGAAGGCGAGCGAGGCCCGCGTGCTCGTGGTCGGCGGCGGTCCGGCCGGCCTGGAAGCGGCGCGCGCGCTGGGCCAGCGCGGGTACGAAGTGCATCTCGCCGAAGCACGGCGAGAACTCGGCGGTCGCGTCACCCGCGAGGCCCGCCTGCCGGGCCTGGCCGAATGGGCGCGCGTGCGCGACTGGCGGCTGGGGCAGATTAGCAAGCTGGCGAACGTCAGCACCTACCTCGACTCCGCGCTCACCGCGCAGGACGTGCTCGATTTCGGCGCCGACCACGTCGTCATCGCCACCGGTTGCCATTGGCGGAGGGACGGGTTCGGCCGCACGCACGGTCTGGGCGTCGCGGATTTCGCCGGCAATCCGCGCGTGTTCACCCCGGACGACCTGATGGACGGGCGCTGGCCGGAAGGCCGCGTCGCGGTCTACGACGACGACTACTTCTACACCGCCAGCGTCGTCGCCGAAGCCCTGCGCCTGCGCGGATGCGAGGTCACCTGGCTCACGCCGGACGACACCGTCGCTTCGTGGAGCGCGAATACGCTGGACTACCGCCACATCCAGTGGCGGATGGCCGGGCTCGGCGTCGCCCAGCGCGTCTCGCACATGGTGACCGGCTATGCCGGTACCACGCTGGCGTTGGAGCAGGTATGGAGCGGTGCCGTCGCGTCGCTTGAGTGCAATGCCGTCGTGGTGGTCACTGCGCGCCTGCCTGACGATGCGCTCTACCACGCGTTGAAGGCACGGGAGCCGGAATGGGCCGACGCGGGCATGCGCAGCGTGGCCTGCATCGGCGATGCGCTGGCGCCTGGCCTGATCGCGCACGCGGTGTACGCCGGCCATCGCTATGCGCAGGAACTGGATGCCCCGAAGCACGACGGGGTGCCGTTCAAGCGGCACTTCCACCACGATACGCCGATCGCGTGA
- a CDS encoding amino acid permease: MSDHMRAGDGRKIGFWTCTALVVGNTIGMGIFVLPASLAPFGYNALLGWGITVLGCLALARVFARLARLLPGADGPYGYVRGTLGELPAYMVLWSYWVSIWITHAALVTGVVGYAMAIFPSLSRVQPSLLAITLLWLFVGINLLGVRMGGRVQVATTVMKLLPMLAVALLGAWMLVQSPGSFAAHPPARPISLGDAMAASTLALFAMLGLESATIPAAKVEDPGRTIPRATMAGTWITASIYLVVSAVPLLLVPHAELAEASAPFALVMERFGGEGYGRWLALFVVISGLGALNGWTLLAGELTRTMADNGVLPRAFGRNNRFGAPVAALVLTGLLASGMVMMSYSRSLVSGFTFLSTVVTAANLPLYLCASLALGVLWWRGHRDAGRDLLVAAVLGTAYAVFAFIGMGAQPFLLAMALMVVGLPLYFLLRRRHGRAVGNA, from the coding sequence GTGAGCGATCACATGCGCGCAGGCGATGGCAGGAAGATCGGGTTCTGGACGTGCACCGCGCTGGTGGTGGGCAACACGATCGGCATGGGTATCTTCGTGCTGCCCGCCTCGCTGGCGCCGTTCGGCTACAACGCACTGCTGGGCTGGGGCATCACGGTACTGGGCTGCCTTGCACTGGCCCGCGTCTTCGCACGGCTGGCGCGCCTGCTGCCGGGGGCGGACGGTCCCTACGGTTACGTGCGCGGCACGCTGGGCGAATTGCCGGCGTACATGGTGCTGTGGTCGTACTGGGTGTCCATCTGGATCACCCATGCCGCCCTGGTGACGGGCGTGGTGGGGTATGCGATGGCGATCTTCCCGTCGTTGTCGCGCGTGCAGCCTTCGTTGCTGGCGATCACGCTGCTGTGGCTCTTCGTCGGCATCAACCTGCTGGGCGTGCGCATGGGCGGGCGCGTGCAGGTGGCCACCACGGTGATGAAGCTGCTGCCGATGCTGGCGGTCGCACTGCTTGGCGCGTGGATGCTCGTGCAGTCGCCCGGCTCCTTCGCGGCCCACCCGCCGGCGCGGCCGATCAGCCTGGGCGATGCGATGGCGGCTTCGACGCTGGCGCTGTTCGCGATGCTGGGCCTGGAATCGGCCACCATCCCCGCGGCCAAGGTGGAGGACCCCGGACGCACCATTCCGCGCGCGACCATGGCCGGCACCTGGATCACCGCTTCGATCTACCTGGTGGTGTCGGCGGTGCCGCTGCTGCTGGTCCCGCATGCAGAACTTGCCGAAGCCAGCGCGCCGTTCGCCCTGGTGATGGAGCGCTTCGGTGGCGAAGGCTACGGTCGCTGGCTCGCGCTGTTCGTGGTGATCAGCGGGCTGGGCGCGTTGAATGGATGGACGTTGCTGGCCGGCGAGCTGACCCGCACCATGGCCGACAACGGCGTGCTGCCCCGTGCATTCGGGCGCAACAACCGCTTCGGCGCGCCGGTTGCCGCGCTGGTCCTGACCGGCCTGCTGGCCAGCGGCATGGTAATGATGAGCTACAGCCGCTCGCTGGTGTCCGGCTTCACCTTCCTCAGCACGGTGGTGACGGCGGCCAACCTGCCGTTGTACCTGTGTGCTTCGCTCGCCCTTGGCGTGCTCTGGTGGCGCGGGCATCGCGACGCAGGACGCGACCTGCTGGTCGCGGCAGTGCTCGGCACGGCCTATGCGGTGTTCGCCTTCATCGGCATGGGCGCGCAGCCGTTCTTGCTGGCGATGGCGCTGATGGTGGTGGGTCTTCCGCTGTACTTCCTGCTGCGCCGTCGTCATGGCCGGGCGGTGGGTAATGCGTGA
- a CDS encoding SRPBCC family protein — MTDPQSPLPLERARALPARYYAGDAMLAMEQASVFHRSWQLVAHQGQLAEPGDHVVEEVGGVPVLLVRGQDGVLRAFPNVCRHRAGPLALCNGKGARALHCRYHGWTYTLEGQLRSAPEMQGAADFDVGDIRLPPLRVHAWQGLVFVALHDDVPPFDEVYAGIAERIAPIDLAAMRFHRRDRYDIACNWKVYVDNFLEGYHLPHVHPGLSKVLDYRAYDTVLFPWHSLQHSPLRDSGDLYGEGDAFYYFVYPNIMLNIMPGRLQTNRILPLGPGRCRVEFDYYYAQDDAALARTANDQAFSDEVQAEDIAICEAVQKGLASGFYEAGRLCPKRESGVWHFHNLLRAAYGDA; from the coding sequence ATGACAGATCCACAGAGCCCGCTTCCACTGGAGCGCGCACGCGCCTTGCCGGCGCGCTACTACGCCGGCGACGCGATGCTGGCAATGGAACAGGCGTCAGTGTTCCACCGCAGCTGGCAACTGGTCGCCCACCAAGGACAGCTGGCGGAACCGGGCGACCATGTGGTCGAAGAGGTCGGCGGCGTGCCGGTGCTGCTGGTGCGCGGGCAGGACGGCGTGCTGCGTGCCTTCCCCAATGTCTGCCGGCACCGCGCCGGACCGCTGGCGCTGTGCAACGGCAAGGGCGCCCGCGCGCTGCACTGCAGGTACCACGGCTGGACCTACACGCTTGAAGGCCAGCTGCGCAGCGCGCCTGAAATGCAGGGCGCCGCCGATTTCGACGTCGGCGACATCCGGCTGCCGCCGCTGCGGGTGCATGCGTGGCAGGGGCTGGTGTTCGTGGCGCTGCACGACGACGTGCCACCGTTCGACGAGGTATACGCCGGCATCGCCGAGCGCATCGCGCCGATCGACCTGGCCGCCATGCGCTTCCACCGCCGCGACCGCTACGACATCGCGTGCAACTGGAAGGTGTACGTGGACAATTTCCTGGAGGGCTACCACCTGCCGCATGTGCACCCGGGGCTGTCCAAGGTGCTGGACTACCGTGCCTACGACACCGTGCTGTTCCCGTGGCATTCGTTGCAGCATTCCCCGCTGCGCGACAGCGGCGACCTCTACGGGGAGGGGGACGCGTTCTACTACTTCGTCTACCCCAACATCATGCTCAACATCATGCCGGGACGCCTGCAGACGAACCGCATCCTGCCGCTGGGGCCGGGACGCTGCCGGGTGGAGTTCGACTACTACTACGCCCAGGACGATGCGGCGCTGGCGCGCACCGCCAACGACCAGGCGTTCAGCGATGAAGTGCAGGCGGAGGACATCGCCATCTGCGAGGCGGTGCAGAAAGGCCTGGCCTCCGGCTTCTACGAAGCGGGCCGGTTGTGCCCGAAGCGGGAAAGCGGCGTGTGGCATTTCCACAACCTGCTGCGTGCCGCGTACGGCGATGCGTGA
- the cydX gene encoding cytochrome bd-I oxidase subunit CydX produces the protein MWYFSWILGVSLAASFAILNGMWYEMRENDREAAERASQG, from the coding sequence ATGTGGTACTTCTCCTGGATACTCGGCGTCAGCCTCGCGGCCAGCTTCGCCATCCTCAACGGCATGTGGTACGAGATGCGCGAGAACGACCGCGAAGCCGCCGAGCGCGCGTCACAGGGGTAA
- the cydB gene encoding cytochrome d ubiquinol oxidase subunit II: MDTIPLDYATLRLIWWLLLGILLIGFAVMDGFDLGIGTLLPAVARTDAERRLVLNVVGPVWEGNQVWLILGGGAIFAAFPALYAVSFSGFYMAMFLILFALILRPVGFKFRSKVEDPRWRAVWDWALFVGGFVPALVFGVAMGNVLLGVPFYFDDTLRIHYSGGFFGLLSPFALLCGLVSVAMLVAHGASMLVIKTDGPVALRARRIGMLAALATAVLFVLGGAWLALDVDGYALAGAAVTDAPSNPLFKQVTTLRGGWMANYQAMPWTWIFPVLGVAGSLAAAALLRAGRGMAAFLASALGIAGIILTEGLAVFPFLLPSSTHPGSSLTLWDASSSHLTLFVMLVATIVFLPLVLLYTSWVYRVLRGKVSPESLEQNHNAY; this comes from the coding sequence ATGGACACGATTCCCCTCGACTACGCCACCCTGCGCCTGATCTGGTGGCTGCTGCTGGGCATCCTGCTGATCGGTTTCGCGGTGATGGACGGCTTCGACCTGGGCATCGGCACGCTGTTGCCCGCGGTGGCGCGCACCGATGCCGAGCGCCGGCTGGTGCTGAACGTGGTGGGCCCGGTATGGGAAGGCAACCAGGTCTGGCTGATCCTGGGCGGCGGCGCGATCTTCGCCGCGTTCCCGGCGCTGTATGCGGTCAGCTTCTCCGGCTTCTACATGGCGATGTTCCTGATCCTGTTCGCGCTGATCCTGCGGCCCGTCGGCTTCAAGTTCCGCAGCAAGGTGGAAGACCCGCGCTGGCGCGCGGTGTGGGACTGGGCGCTGTTCGTCGGTGGTTTCGTCCCCGCGCTGGTGTTCGGGGTGGCGATGGGCAACGTGCTGCTGGGGGTGCCGTTCTATTTCGACGACACCCTGCGCATCCACTATTCCGGGGGCTTCTTCGGGCTGCTGTCGCCGTTCGCGCTGCTGTGCGGCCTGGTCAGCGTCGCCATGCTGGTGGCCCATGGCGCCAGCATGCTGGTGATCAAGACGGACGGACCCGTGGCGCTGCGCGCACGGCGCATCGGCATGTTGGCGGCGCTGGCGACGGCGGTGCTGTTCGTGCTGGGTGGGGCCTGGCTGGCGCTGGACGTGGACGGCTATGCGCTGGCGGGTGCCGCCGTCACCGACGCGCCGTCCAATCCCCTGTTCAAGCAGGTGACCACCCTGCGCGGCGGCTGGATGGCCAACTACCAGGCGATGCCATGGACCTGGATCTTCCCGGTCCTGGGCGTGGCGGGGTCACTGGCCGCGGCCGCGCTGTTGCGTGCCGGGCGTGGCATGGCGGCCTTCCTTGCCTCGGCGCTCGGCATCGCCGGCATCATCCTGACGGAAGGCCTGGCGGTGTTCCCGTTCCTGCTGCCGTCGTCCACCCATCCCGGTTCAAGCCTCACGCTGTGGGACGCCTCGTCCAGCCACCTGACACTGTTCGTGATGCTGGTGGCGACGATCGTGTTCCTGCCGCTGGTGCTGCTGTACACCTCCTGGGTGTACCGCGTACTGCGCGGCAAGGTGAGCCCGGAAAGCCTGGAACAGAACCATAACGCCTACTGA